aaataacacatagttattttattttatgtctctgTGCTtaagtatgtatatgtgcaccatgtggatGCAGGAGCCTGTGGAAATTAGAGGTGTCACACCCCTAGAACTAGtgagagatggttgtgaaccaccgtgtgggtactgggaactgaacacggGTCTTCTGtaaagagcagctggtgctttaGCTCTTAACCATCTTGCCAACCCTGTCCCTCTTTAGTGTAATAATTTGGTAAGAAGTGTGCATGCACTACTTTCCCCCTTTTAGATTCTTGGGAGGTTAAGATGTTCATGCCTTATCCACGTGATACAAGCAGGAAGTGGCACAGCTCTAAACTCATTGTTGGAGTCTCAGTCACCATAATGTATACTATCTAATACACCAGTCCTACCGTGGGGGAGAGAAGATTGAAAAATTCTAGTGCTTGATCGCAAAGGCTTACTAAAGTTTCTAGTTTATGAtgcaggttttgtgtgtgtgtgtgtgtgtctgtgtgcacatacacatttgTGTAGAGACATGAGCTTTTAGGTTTCTAGAACTGAATGCTTTTCATTTGGGAGCATTTATGGAAGAAACCAATCTTTTCCAATTTTTCCCTCTGGAGAACAGATCAAACAGATGATGGAGGCAGCAACACGGCAAATTGAGGAACGGAAAAAACAACTGAGCTTCATTAGCCCCCCTACACCTCAGGTATTGTGTCCACATTACTCTGGAATTTGTTGTCATTCATTCACATGAAGTCCAGACAGTCCACAGTCACCTACTATAACTACTatggtatgtatgtatctgtatgccTATCTATCTCAAACCCTtggatttcttttaatctctatcTTATAGCCAAAGACACCTTCTTCTTCCCAACCAGAGCGACTTCCGATTGGCAACACTATTCAGCCCTCCCAGGCCGCTACGTTTATGAATGATGCCATCGAGAAGGCAAGGAAAGCAGCTGAGCTGCAAGCACGAATCCAAGCCCAGCTGGCTTTGAAACCAGGGCTGATTGGCAATGCCAACATGGTGGGCCTGGCTAATCTCCATGCCATGGGCATAGCTCCACCGTGAGTATCTTTCACAGACTCGCTTATCACTTGTGAAATTTTAGGAGTAGGAAATTAAAGGTAATTTTCTTGAaccttactgatttttttctcccccaaAGAGCATTTAATAATTTCTTACCATTTCATACTTTTAATATGTGTTCTAAATACCAATTACAtttgtttttggctttgttgTAGAGTTTGTTGTGTGTTTATAATTGgtagaacaaaaataattttttagctATTATTGGAGGTAAGAATAGAGTCAGGTTTCTGGACCTGGACTCAAGAGCTTTAGCCATTGAACAGTAGTGAATGAGATCAGATGTTAGACTTGGtgagatgtggtggcacatatctgcaATTCTGTTCCTCAGggggtagaggccagaagagtgagGTAAATATGAATCTAGCCTAGTCTAACATAAAaagctctaggccagccagtactgcatagcaagaccctgtctcgtTTGTTACTGGTTTGGCATCCTAAGACTGCTTCAAGAATTTAGGAGCAGATAGATGTAAAGAGGTGTATCCCTGTAGTAGAACATTTGGCTAgtatgcaggaggccctgggttctcaATCCAcagtaccaccaccactactaccacacAAAAAAGtagggggctggggctggagagatgagtcagtgatcaaaagcactggctgctcttccagaggacccaggtacaattcccagcatctacctgGCAGCTCActattgtctgtaattccaacccCAGTGGATTTGatcccctcacacagacatacatgcaggcaaaacaccaatgtgtaTTAAATAAATATCAGGAGTGGAGTGGGCAGATAGTGacttagtagttaagagtacttgctgctattccaggggaccagggtttggttcccagcacccacaggttgACTAACggccatctgtaagtccagttccagaggatctaaaaataattttaaaaagaatttaggaATAAAATAAGATTAGATAACAAATTCTTCTCACCATGGTTTTTAGAATTGATGTCATTTGATTATGCCCTGTATTTAGATACTCAGATAAATTTTTTGTGGCCTTTTTCCTTCAGTGCCGGGGTTAGAGCCCAGGGACTtgtgctgggcaagtgctctaatAGTGAAATACAGCTCTAGCCTGGTTTGTGTTTTAACTAAAAAACTGAActaatttactttgtttttgttgtattgttttgttttgagatttacttattttacgtgtgtgttttgcctgcatgtgtatctgtgtagtaCATGGGTACCTGGTACATTGaggggtcagaagagagcattagattccctggaacttaagttacagatagttgtgagccccAAGAGGATGCTGGAAAAAAACCTCAGGCCCACtgctagagcagcaagtgctctgaaccgctgagccatctcttcagtcccctccTTTGGTGTTTTTAAATCAGATTTTATTGAGCACTAATGGGACTGCCTTCCCTAAAAGTACTTTACACGGTTGACTTTGTTAggctgtttcctttgtttccagtgGATTTTGCTTGCTTTAATGTTGTAACCCGtagaatttatttctttgtgaacTTTTCAGGAAAGTAGAGTTAAAAGATCAGACTAAACCCACACCGCTGATCCTAGACGAGCAAGGTCGCACTGTAGATGCGACAGGCAAGGAGATCGAGCTGACACATCGGATGCCCACCCTAAAGGCAAATATTCGAGCTGTGAAAAGGGAACAATTCAAGCAGCAGCTGAAAGAAAAGCCATCAGAGGACATGGAATCTAATACCTTTTTTGACCCCCGAGTTTCAATTGCCCCTTCCCAGCGCCAAAGACGCACTTTTAAATTCCATGACAAGGGCAAATTTGAAAAGATTGCTCAACGATTACGGACAAAGGTAATTCAGAAGTTAAGATGCTGTTAGCTTCCACATTTTTGGGAATTAGGTACATAGTTTAAAGCAATAAGTGTATGGTTTAAGTCTGTATTCCTAGAACATTTGATGTTTAGCATATTTCTCTTCCTGACTACTTTCTGCCTGTGTAGAAATTTTCCCCATAGACTGTCAGTTAAGGAAGACAATTCAGAACCATTGTCTTGACCTCTTTtaatgaatgatagcttggcaTTAAAATTTACTACAGAAAATCCATGTAATTAGGAAAGTTGAATTGACCGTATAGACAGCGAAATAGACCTTTTTGTCTTCTCAGAGTGAGATTTCCATAGAATTCCACTAATGCATATGgagtgaagggagagagggagagtgaacatgtaaataaatgagtaaagaaataaaacataattccTTTCTTACCTTTCAGAAGTTGTGAATTCCTTGCATTAGGTATAAAGATTTTAACTAGGGGTGTTTTAAAATTTGTGACTCTATCACCTTCTATTGTTTCAACTcactttcctgttttgttttttcttgcttttagGCTCAATTGGAGAAGCTGCAAGCAGAGATTTCACAGGCTGCTAGAAAAACAGGCATTCACACTTCTACTAGGCTTGCCCTTATTGCTCCTAAGAAGGAGCTAAAGGAAGGCGATATCCCTGAAATTGAGTGGTGGGACTCCTACATCATACCCAATGGCTTTGACCTGTGAGTTTGTTAGTTCATACTGGAAAGATGGTGCATATGCATCAGATCACACTTTAAGTCCAAAGGCAATAGATAACTGCACAGACATGTATTCACAaactttcttgttatttttagcATTTATGGTTAGTGTACCAGAATCAGACAAATAATAGAAGAGTGAGTCTGTAGATCATctgtctacttatttatttttccaggGCTGGGAGATGAACCCTGGACCTGTTTTCTTTTGACTTCTTTTAGagttttacattttcttcttactgtgtattctatatattttacatgtttgtAAGATTCATAGTGGTTGAACATACAGCTAGTATGTAGAAGGCACTTGGGTTTGTTCCCCAgaacttcaaaaaaagaaaaagaagggggaaaaaaagatcatggacttttttcttttaaatttgtgtgcaggtgtgcacattccactgcacatgtgtagaggtcagaggacaatttttggaGTCAGTTTTTCCTTCCACATTGTTGAGGAGATTCTCTCTTGTTACTTCCATTGTATCACACATAAGATTTTGCCAgcccattttcttctacttcccgTCTCATAGCAGtgttgggatttcaggtgtgtacCACCGCAATCAAccagtttttgttgtttaagatttatctttattctatgtatatgagtgttttgcctgaatagcTTGcaggtgtatgtatatacaccTCATGTTTGCCTAGTAGAGGCCAGAAAAGTGTCAGGtgtcctggacctggagttactgCTGTTTACAAGTCAttgtgtgagtgctaggaactgtgaagccaggtcctctggaaacagaaatgctcttagcctctgagccttctcttgTTAGTCCTCTCGTTTTATTTTACAGCTGATTTCTTTTcgttcctttttttgtttggttgattttgtttttgtttggttgtttggtttgattttggtttttcagtgAGAATGTATAACAGCTCTGGATATCCTGGACCTCACTttatagaccatgctgaccttgaactcacagagcttcagctgcctctgcctctcaagtgtgggaattaaagaagtgcaccaccatgcctggctttattccttttctttttgcagGTTCCCCATCCTCCACTTCGTGAAGGGATTtgggatagggtctcactatgtagccatggctagccttgaacctgcctctgtctcctgggtgctaggattaaaggtgtgtgccaccactgttgaCTTCTTTTTGAAGTATTAGTAATTGAAGCCAGAAACTTACGTAGTTTAAGTAAGTGCTCGATCACAGCTATATCCCTACCTCTAAGGCAAGAGTCCTAATTGAAGTAACGATAATAAAGCCTTATTAGCATAGACTGGGGAGCTTACTCCATTGGTAAAATACTACTTACTGTTCAGGCATCAGGACCAGAATTCAATAGTTAAAAAATCAGGTATGGAgactcagaaattaagagcacttgttgctctcccagagaatctaggttcagttcccagcatccacgatGGTTTACAACATCCTGCAATTTCAGCTCTAGAATATCCAACTCTCTCTTCTGACTTTTGTAGGTACCAGCACATATagtggtatacatacataaatgcatgaAGAACACAAAACACATTAAGTAAAAACTAAAAGCCAggcagtgtggtggcacacccctttgatcccagctcttgggaggcagaggcgagcggatctctgtcagttcaaggccagcctggtctacagcgctagttccaggacagctagcatGAGAGTGCACACTCGTGTGCTAGGCGTGGTATAATAGTGcttgcatgtaatcccagcacttgggaggacagggacaggaggatccttgtCTAATCAGATAAGGAAtgtctaggttcagtgagaatggaattgcctcaaaaaaaaaaaagtcttagaaCAACTGAAGAAGGTCCTCAGTGTCAGCcactcctgtacacacacacaacttacacatgaacatgtacatatacaaacatTTTTTTGTCAGCCTGCTTTTTAGTGACTCATTGTTACTAATAAGAAAATAtacttgggactggagagatggctctttagTTTAATagcagtgtctgctcttccagagaacccagattcaattcccagcacctgcatggtagctcacacttgTTTATAACTCTAGTTCTTAGGAGTCTGgcgcacatacacagacatacatgcaggcaaaataccaatgcacatgaaataaaaataaatcagaaaaggcaaATATTCTGCCTATCAGGGATATTAGGGTTGATACTGAGATTAGGAACGGCTAGTATGGAGAACATGTCCAACTTTTTTGAGACCCTTTTTTCTCAGTTTGAAAATAATGTGTAACCTAAGAACCTGGTATAGGTAGTGTGTAATAAATACAGTAGAACACAGAGAACagatatttttttattgtgtctctAGGCTACTCTTGATGTCATCTCTACCCacatatcttgttttctcttcttcctccaattTTAGTACAGAGCAAAATCCCAAGAGAGAAGATTATTTTGGAATCACAAATCTTGTTGAACATCCAGCCCAGCTTAACCCTCCAGGTAATGTATATATTATCCAATAGATTGTGATTACCCAATATTTTGGACTATGATTTAGTACAACATTAGCCAATAGAAGTTACGCAGAGTCAATGAGTTCTCTGCTGTGCTTTCCAACCTAAAGCCTCTACCCACATGTGATTATTGTGCACTTGAAGACTGAATTGCATTGGTGACGCTCAGAGCCTCGCAGTTACCAAGTCAGTGCCATCTGCAGGTGGCCTCGCTGATGGATACCACAAGTTGGACTTCTGTCGTTATGCAATTCCATAGCCACTCAAAACTGTCCATCTGTTgtcattttgtgtttattattttttattattttggtgttttgttagtttattttttttaaagaaaggcctctaaaaaaataaaaaaataaaaaagaaagaaagagagaaagaaagaaagaaagaaagaaagaaaggcctcactgtgtagccttgctggcctggagctcactatgtagaccatgctggcctggtAATTgtagagattctcttgcctctgcttctggagtgctgggattaaaggtgtgcaccaccaggccgaCACTCTTTTCTTGCTGTGTATTTCGGTTGTTTTCATAGGCGGCTTCCTTTAGCATGGTTAGCAAACTGCCATTCCATTACTTACATTTTTGTTAATAAACGTaagcctcaggaggcagaggcagatctatgagtttgaggccagcctggtctacagagctagttccatgatagTTAGGGCTGtttgttatacaaagaaactctgtctcgaaaagccaaaaaaaaaaaaggaaagaaaagaaaaagaaaacaagaaaagtagTAAGCCTATTTGTCTGTTCCTGTGCCTGGGCGGAGTGGTGAAAAGTCTGCTGGAGACCCAAAGGTCTCTTGGCTGGGAAACTGAAACTGGGAGATGCACGCTAATTCACTCACTTGCCTACATCATCTGGGATTTCTTTGGACAGTTTTCCTAGCAATGACCaccacgtgtgtgtacacatagacaTACAAGTGCCACAGCTCTCATGTGGAAGTCAGTGCACAACTTGTGAGTTACATGTTCCTGGTTCCCGTTTGTGATCTTTGGCTTTATTCagtctttttgtctgttttttgcatttttgttttgttttggtagtaAATGTTCATTAGTTGAGTCAAAAGGGATAGGCGGTTTATCTGGGTGTGTTAGTATATGCCTGTAAACCTACCACTGTGGAGACTTAATGACTCCATGCAAGCAAGGGATACATACATAtgaagatcctatctcaaaagggggaattttttttttcatttacttgagTAACGTGTACTTTGCGACAGAGACAAAAGAGGTTGTAGTTGTGGCTGTTTTCCATAGTTGAATGTGTTCATTAAGTCACTTAGAGCATTGAGAATTTTCTCATAGAACAACTAGTAAACCTCCTTTAAAAGTTATGTGCcatgccaggcaatggtggcgcacgcctttaatcccagcactggggtgacagaggcagacagatctctgagttcaagaccagcctggtctacaagagctagttccaggacaggctctgaaacTACAGtgaaccctgtcacaaaaaaaaacaaaaacaaaaaaaagttatgtGCCTATCAACACCTGGCACTGGTGGTGTTTTACTAGCTGGGGCTAATGGCACATACTCTTCTAATCCTAATTCAGGAGGCTGATGTGATTCATTTGAATCACttcaaagtttgaggccagcctggggtgcatagaaaaaccctgtctcaaacaagtgaaaaaaatcaaaagagagttCTGTAGATCCTAAAGGATTTTAATACTTTCTGTCAGGATGAATTTAGATAACACCATAGTAGCAAATTCACTTGGCGATAGTTCCAATAAGTTTACAAAAATACATTGAAACAATAAGATAAAGGTAAGACATCCCTTGTCTAAAATGCTTGGAACAAAAGTTTCAGATGCTAATTTTTCATACTTTGGGATTTGCATAACTTTTGAGCTTTTCTAATGTGGAAACTTGAAATATATCAGTAATAGTCAAAAGTTCTTAATTTCAAGGGCCAGGAGGTGGCTCATCAGATAAAGCATTTGCTGCACAAGTGTGAAGATGGAGTTTGCATCCTCAGTGCCTGCATAATACCCAGCGGGGGTGGTGGCCTATGGTCCCCCAGGGGGTAAAGAGTCTCAGTATTTAAAGTAGAGAACAATCAAAGAAGATACCAATGTActtacacacaggcatacacatggatacacatgtgtgcctgcacaccacaTGTACACAGAAATTAAATTTGTAAAGCTTCCTGGATTTCTGAAACTGGAAATATAACTCAGTTGATGGAGTTTTTGCTTTGCATGCAGATTGGACCTGTAGATTGGGTCCCCAGCCCTGCATAAAGTGTGTTGCCATAAtacactttaattccagcactcagagtaGAGAGAGGtcggctgggtggtggtggcacacgcctataataccaacacttggagactgagacaggagaacaTCAGTGAGTTCAAGCACAtcccggtctacagagcaagttccaggacagccaggactgttatacagagaaacctctaaaacaaacaaacaaaacaacaacaacaaaaaagttcaaggtcatcctcagaaacGTGCTGAATTTCaagccagcctaggatacacaaaaccctgtccaaaaaaatcATTTTCGATTTTGGAGTATTGAAAATTTTAAGTGTTTAGGTTAGGGACATTCAGCCTCTAATACAAGTTAAAATCAGGGCTCAGCTCCTTCAGGTTTTATTTAACTGTCATGAGTGTGTGTCAGAGGAATGTGGGATTTtagtttaaattcattttaccatTGAGCCCATTGGTTCAGTTGGTTAGACTGTGGTGTTAAAGATTTATCTTTCATTAAGAGTGAATGGTCTGGAGGTGGGTCAGCCACCCACTGTAGGTCTgtaaaccaaacttgggtcctctgtaagagcattatacactttttttgtttgtttgtttttggagacagggtttccctgtgtagccctgtctgtcctggaactcactctgtagaccaggctggcatcaaattcacaTATCCACCTgcgtcagcctcctgagtgctaggattaaagatgtgctttgtttgtttttcaagatagggttgcTATGTtaaacagccctagctatcctggtactcacattgtagaccagactggcctctaactcagatcTACCCTGCCTacagagtggtgggattaaaggtgtgcaccaccatgcccagtatggcacacttttttttttaaaggaaatttatttttatttaggcaTGGTGGAGCCTATGGGGGTggcatgttggtgtgtgtgtgtgtatgctcttaaccactctctAGGCAACCCCTACCACAgcatcccctcccccatttcctagTGCTAAAATTAAGGTGTTGTTTGTATAGTGCTTAGCATCGCTTCATTCCCCAAACAAACTTATTGTGTAGGTAATGGTTTTTAAATCGTATTCCATGGAAACAGCAAAGTTCAGAAAGTAGGACTTGAGTGGAATTCTACATACTCCTCCAAAGTCTTACCCAGCTCTGTTTATACATTACATTGGATAAAAGTGTTCATCCTCTtgaagaaaaacaacttaaaacattatttttgagagattaatactttttttcctttctttctttttttttttttttttttttgagacagggtttctttgtagctttggaacctgtcctggaactagctcttgtagagcaggctggcttcgaactcacaaagatctgcctgcctctgcctcccaagtgttgggattaaaggcttgcgctaCCACCGTCCAGTTTGAGATTAATACTTTTACTTAGTAAAACATAACCATATTATCCCTCACCACGTAGAAATAGCTAGTGgatgcctgtcattccagcagtTTGAATGGAAACAGTAagactcttgagttcaaggccagcctgggctacgcagcaagactgtgtccacctcctccctccactgTTTCCAGTTAATGGTTCTTCTAAGTCTTGGGTGCTCACCTAAATCTGTACTCTCAGGCTTTGGTAACTCGTTTCTCTTTCTCACAGTCGACAATGATACACCAGTTACCCTTGGCGTATATCTTACaaaaaaggaacagaagaaacTTCGGAGGCAAACAAGGAGAGAAGCACAGAAGGAGCTACAGGAGAAAGTCAGGTTAGGTCTGATGCCTCCTCCAGAACCCAAAGGTATGTGTCTAGCTGGCCCTGCTGCCACAAAGTCAATCAGTCTGTCTGACTTTTTTTCACCTAGAGGCATTTTAACTGTtttgggagtttttgtttgtttgtttctctgaatCATTTAcaggtttttcttatttattttattttaatctatgcTGTGTTTCCTTCTAACAGATCAGCACATTCTATTATAGAAGTCATTTAGGGCTTGccttttttttatatgtataatttatttaactttattttatgtgcattggtatgaaggtattagaccccctggaactggagttacagacagttgtgagctgccatgtgggtgctgggatttgaacctgggtcttctggaagaccagccagtgctcttagctgctga
The nucleotide sequence above comes from Microtus pennsylvanicus isolate mMicPen1 chromosome 7, mMicPen1.hap1, whole genome shotgun sequence. Encoded proteins:
- the Prpf3 gene encoding U4/U6 small nuclear ribonucleoprotein Prp3 isoform X4 encodes the protein MLTKLQIKQMMEAATRQIEERKKQLSFISPPTPQPKTPSSSQPERLPIGNTIQPSQAATFMNDAIEKARKAAELQARIQAQLALKPGLIGNANMVGLANLHAMGIAPPKVELKDQTKPTPLILDEQGRTVDATGKEIELTHRMPTLKANIRAVKREQFKQQLKEKPSEDMESNTFFDPRVSIAPSQRQRRTFKFHDKGKFEKIAQRLRTKAQLEKLQAEISQAARKTGIHTSTRLALIAPKKELKEGDIPEIEWWDSYIIPNGFDLTEQNPKREDYFGITNLVEHPAQLNPPVDNDTPVTLGVYLTKKEQKKLRRQTRREAQKELQEKVRLGLMPPPEPKVRISNLMRVLGTEAVQDPTKVEAHVRAQMAKRQKAHEEANAARKLTAEQRKVKKIKKLKEDISQGVHISVYRVRNLSNPAKKFKIEANAGQLYLTGVVVLHKDVNVVVVEGGPKAQKKFKRLMLHRIKWDEQTSNTKGDDDEESDEEAVKKTNKCVLVWEGTAKDRSFGEMKFKQCPTENMAREHFKKHGAEHYWDLALSESVLESTD
- the Prpf3 gene encoding U4/U6 small nuclear ribonucleoprotein Prp3 isoform X5, yielding MALSKRELDELKPWIEKTVKRVLGFSEPTVVTAALNCVGKGMDKKKAADHLKPFLDDSTLRFVDKLFEAVEEGRSSRHSKSSSDRSRKRELKEVFGDDSEISKESSGVKKRRIPRFEEVEEEPEVIPGPPSESPGMLTKLQIKQMMEAATRQIEERKKQLSFISPPTPQPKTPSSSQPERLPIGNTIQPSQAATFMNDAIEKARKAAELQARIQAQLALKPGLIGNANMVGLANLHAMGIAPPKVELKDQTKPTPLILDEQGRTVDATGKEIELTHRMPTLKANIRAVKREQFKQQLKEKPSEDMESNTFFDPRVSIAPSQRQRRTFKFHDKGKFEKIAQRLRTKAQLEKLQAEISQAARKTGIHTSTRLALIAPKKELKEGDIPEIEWWDSYIIPNGFDLTEQNPKREDYFGITNLVEHPAQLNPPVDNDTPVTLGVYLTKKEQKKLRRQTRREAQKELQEKVRLGLMPPPEPKVRISNLMRVLGTEAVQDPTKVEAHVRAQMAKRQKAHEEANAARKLTAEQRKVKKIKKLKEDISQGVHISVYSI
- the Prpf3 gene encoding U4/U6 small nuclear ribonucleoprotein Prp3 isoform X3 encodes the protein MLTKLQIKQMMEAATRQIEERKKQLSFISPPTPQPKTPSSSQPERLPIGNTIQPSQAATFMNDAIEKARKAAELQARIQAQLALKPGLIGNANMVGLANLHAMGIAPPKVELKDQTKPTPLILDEQGRTVDATGKEIELTHRMPTLKANIRAVKREQFKQQLKEKPSEDMESNTFFDPRVSIAPSQRQRRTFKFHDKGKFEKIAQRLRTKAQLEKLQAEISQAARKTGIHTSTRLALIAPKKELKEGDIPEIEWWDSYIIPNGFDLTEQNPKREDYFGITNLVEHPAQLNPPVDNDTPVTLGVYLTKKEQKKLRRQTRREAQKELQEKVRLGLMPPPEPKVRISNLMRVLGTEAVQDPTKVEAHVRAQMAKRQKAHEEANAARKLTAEQRKVKKIKKLKEDISQGVHISVYRVRNLSNPAKKFKIEANAGQLYLTGVVVLHKDVNVVVVEGGPKAQKKFKRLMLHRIKWDEQTSNTKGDGELDDEESDEEAVKKTNKCVLVWEGTAKDRSFGEMKFKQCPTENMAREHFKKHGAEHYWDLALSESVLESTD